One genomic region from Salvia hispanica cultivar TCC Black 2014 chromosome 2, UniMelb_Shisp_WGS_1.0, whole genome shotgun sequence encodes:
- the LOC125204627 gene encoding broad specificity amino-acid racemase RacX-like, whose product MFLQSLVCSPCNRCFISRDMMQRKGQRNRATVRLTASVIHHGRALSDPTNVVGILGGDSSLIFAKKLIDHERELPFVLCMEPALINQLLSLQKGSLRGLSGEPEEVYIDDHWLIVEKLRRKRVILEKCGVCCIVMPCHLLQCWHDEIEEGCTVPFIHMGESVAEELKEAKLRPIEAGSALTIGLLATNTLLVTRMYQQKLENEGFEVLIPDTNTLKHIVIPAVQALSQKDFVGATNLLRISLHILLVRAVNRVVLASDEFRELLPSDDPLWRKCIDPMDALARSTVKYAQSVERRSE is encoded by the exons ATGTTTTTGCAGTCGCTCGTTTGTTCACCTTGCAACCGTTGTTTTATATCTAGAGACATGATGCAGAGGAAAGGGCAAAGAAATCGAGCAACAGTGAGACTTACAGCATCGGTAATCCATCATGGTAGAGCTCTCAGTGATCCGACCAACGTGGTGGGGATACTTGGAGGTGATTCCAGTCTGATTTTCGCAAAGAAACTCATTGATCACGAAAGAGAGCTGCCATTCGTCCTCTGCATGGAACCAGCGCTGATCAACCAGCTATTATCGCTTCAAAAAGGTTCGTTACGTGGCCTTTCTGGTGAACCAGAGGAAGTATACATTGACGACCACTGGTTGATAGTTGAGAAGTTGAGGCGTAAACGAGTGATTCTTGAAAAATGTGGAGTTTGCTGCATTGTGATGCCCTGTCATTTACTGCAATGCTGGCACGATGAAATCGAAGAGGGATGCACTGTACCTTTTATTCATATGGGTGAATCTGTAGCTGAGGAGCTGAAGGAGGCGAAGCTGAGGCCGATTGAAGCTGGCAGCGCTCTCACCATTGGTCTTCTAGCCACCAACACCTTGTTGGTGACTAGGATGTATCAGCAGAAACTTGAAAACGAG GGCTTTGAGGTTTTAATACCGGATACAAACACCTTGAAACATATAGTGATACCTGCGGTTCAAGCGCTGAGCCAAAAGGACTTTGTAGGAGCAACGAATCTGCTGAGAATCTCTCTTCATATTCTGCTGGTAAGAGCTGTGAACAGAGTGGTTCTTGCTTCTGATGAGTTTCGCGAACTTTTGCCTTCGGATGATCCCTTGTGGAGAAAATGCATAGATCCAATGGACGCTTTGGCCCGCTCAACTGTCAAGTATGCTCAATCTGTGGAAAGAAGAAGTGAATAG
- the LOC125204208 gene encoding uncharacterized protein At2g34160-like: MEEITEGVNKINIAENQKKNRIQVSNTKKPLFFYVNLAKRYMQQHSEVELSGLGMAISTVVSVAEILKNNGFAVEKKIMTSTVEIKDDFRGRPVQKAKIEVVLGKTANFDELMAAAQEARENGNDEE, from the exons ATGGAAGAGATAACCGAAGGAGTGAACAAGATTAACATTGCTGAAAACCAGAAGAAGAACCGAATTCAAGTCTCCAATACAAAGAAGCCGCTATTCTTTTACGTTAATCTCGCTAAG AGGTATATGCAGCAACACAGTGAGGTAGAGCTTTCAGGACTTGGCATGG CAATCTCAACAGTTGTCTCAGTTGCTGAAATTCTGAAGAACAATGGATTTGCTGTTGAGAAGA AAATCATGACATCCACTGTGGAGATAAAGGATGATTTTCGTGGAAGGCCTGTCCAAAAAGCCAAG ATTGAAGTAGTACTTGGGAAAACAGCAAATTTCGATGAGTTAATGGCTGCAGCCCAAGAGGCTAGGGAGAATGGAAATGATGAGGAATAA
- the LOC125203912 gene encoding MAPK kinase substrate protein At1g80180-like, whose protein sequence is MESLQRSAISFRRQGSSGFVWDDKFLAGEFNKLANERKEKEESSSASKEDPAVKKSPPPPAGLVIDRSRSNGGRGFRTGKVSPAVEPPSPRVSAFGCCGAFGKGEKTRRRPPKSGKRVM, encoded by the coding sequence ATGGAGAGCTTGCAGAGATCTGCCATATCGTTCCGGCGACAAGGCTCGTCGGGATTCGTGTGGGACGACAAATTCCTCGCCGGCGAGTTCAATAAGCTCGCCAACGAGCGgaaggagaaggaggagaGCAGCAGCGCCAGCAAGGAGGATCCGGCGGTGAAGaaatcgccgccgccgcccgccGGATTGGTCATCGATAGGAGCCGATCCAACGGCGGCAGGGGATTCCGTACCGGAAAGGTGTCGCCGGCGGTCGAGCCGCCTTCGCCTAGGGTTTCGGCGTTCGGATGCTGCGGTGCGTTCGGGAAGGGCGAGAAGACGCGCCGCCGGCCGCCGAAGTCCGGTAAGCGCGTGATGTGA
- the LOC125204207 gene encoding glyoxylase I 4-like: MQLDSKRNVLQLSSLNHISLVCKSVDQTNEFYINVLGFVPVKRPAALQFPGAWLVGHGIGIHLLQTENPENLPNKTVINTKDNHISFQCENMGMVEKKLGEMGIDWVRQRVEEGGIDMDQVFFHDPDGFMIEICNCESIPIIPLDGKMHKPCALNKTRVQHQQIRALAPRPRVGAKILSEGGDIIITNN; the protein is encoded by the exons ATGCAGCTGGACAGCAAGAGGAATGTGTTGCAGCTGTCGTCGTTGAACCACATTTCTCTAGTCTGCAAATCAGTGGATCAAACCAATGAATTCTATATAAATGTTCTTGGATTTGTGCCTGTCAAGAGGCCTGCTGCTTTGCAATTTCCAGGGGCATG GCTGGTTGGACATGGGATAGGGATACATCTACTTCAAACTGAAAATCCAGAAAATTTGCCAAACAAAACTGTGATTAATACCAAAGATAATCACATTTCCTTTCAG TGTGAGAACATGGGCATGGTGGAGAAGAAACTGGGAGAAATGGGGATTGATTGGGTGCGGCAGAGAGTAGAAGAAGGCGGGATCGACATGGATCAGGTGTTCTTCCACGATCCGGATGGATTCATGATTGAGATTTGCAACTGCGAGAGCATACCGATTATACCATTGGATGGCAAGATGCATAAGCCTTGTGCATTGAACAAGACGAGGGTGCAGCACCAGCAGATCCGCGCCCTAGCGCCTAGGCCGAGGGTTGGTGCCAAAATTTTGAGCGAGGGGGgcgatattattattactaataattaa
- the LOC125203880 gene encoding trafficking protein particle complex subunit 2-like: MASTACFMIVSKNDIPIYEAEVGTVPKKEDAAHQHQFILHAALDIVQDAAWTTSAMFLKAIDRFNDLVVSVYVTAGHTRLMLLHDSRNEDGIKSFFQEVHELYIKTLLNPLYLPGSRVTSSHFDTKVRALARKYL, translated from the exons ATGGCGAGTACTGCGTGCTTTATGATTGTCAGCAAAAATGACATTCCGATTTACGAAGCTGAAGTTGGTACCGTACCCAAA AAAGAGGATGCTGCTCATCAGCATCAGTTCATTTTACATGCCGCGTTAGATATTGTTCAGGACGCGGCGTGGACTACGAGTGCAAT GTTTCTTAAAGCAATCGACAGATTCAATGACTTGGTGGTGTCCGTTTACGTGACTGCTGGTC ATACTCGACTGATGCTGCTTCATGATTCTCGTAATGAGGATGGAATCAAGAGTTTCTTCCAAGAGGTTCATGAGCTATATATTAAG ACTCTTCTTAATCCTCTCTACCTTCCTGGAAGCCGTGTCACGTCATCGCATTTTGATACAAAAGTTCGAGCCCTTGCTAGGAAATATTTGTGA
- the LOC125206452 gene encoding uncharacterized protein LOC125206452 codes for MDDLWNQAWDSLIQEVQREADEETAAAAIPREILHRRTIPRDHVGAADRLMADYFSADPRYPAEIFHRRFRMSRPLFTHIATTLADRFECFTLRSDCTGRIGLSTLQKCTSAIRQLAYAGPADMFDEYLQMGEMTSLNVLRQFCKGIREVFGPEFLRKPTPDECQRLLDMHGSNNDINVLQSSPIFNDECRGEGPEINFVANGMQYRRGYYLADGIYPRWPVFVKTLRQPAGAKRQYFARKQEAARKDVERAFGVLQARWAILRCPARVWHEDDVANIMVACIILHNMIIEDEGFAAERWAPEDGASTSHGVASAPIQMGVPRSNEYLIQRFADIRRSTAHDQLQVDLIEEVWARRGGGVA; via the exons ATGGATGATTTGTGGAATCAAGCATGGGATTCTTTGATTCAAGAGGTGCAGAGGGAGGCCGACGAggagacggcggcggcggcgatccCTCGTGAGATTCTTCATCGTCGGACAATCCCACGAGACCATGTCGGAGCGGCTGATCGGCTTATGGCCGACTACTTTAGCGCTGACCCTCGTTACCCGGCTGAGATTTTTCATCGGCGTTTCAGAATGTCGCGACCGCTCTTTACCCATATAGCGACGACATTGGCGGACCGGTTCGAGTGCTTCACGCTCCGGAGTGATTGCACTGGCCGGATCGGACTGTCTACTTTGCAGAAATGCACCTCTGCAATTAGGCAGCTTGCCTATGCCGGACCGgctgatatgttcgacgaatacctacaGATGGGTGAGATGACTAGTCTAAATGTGCTCCGGCAGTTTTGTAAGGGCATTCGGGAAGTCTTTGGTCCGGAGTTCCTACGAAAGCCAACCCCTGATGAGTGCCAGAGACTGCTAGATATGCACG gttcgaacaacgacatcaacgttcTGCAGTCGTCGCCTATCTTCAATGATGAGTGCCGGGGAGAGGGTCCAGAGATCAATTTTGTAGCAAATGGCATGCAGTATCGCAGGGGATACTATTTGGCAGATGGAATATACCCTCGTTGGCCCGTATTCGTCAAGACACTTCGCCAACCGGCTGGAGCGAAGAGACAATATTTTGCGCGAAAACAAGAGGCCGCTAGGAAAGATGTTGAGCGAgcttttggtgtgctccaagcGCGATGGGCCATTCTACGCTGCCCGGCACGAGTTTGGCACGAAGATGATGTCGCGAATATTATGGTAgcatgtatcatattgcataatatgataatagaagatgaaggatttgcTGCAGAACGTTGGGCGCCGGAAGATGGTGCAAGTACAAGTCACGGCGTTGCCTCCGCGCCGATACAGATGGGTGTACCACGTAGTAATGAATATCTGATCCAACGTTTCGCTGATATACGCAGGAGCACAGCACATGACCAACTCCAGGTCGATTTGATTGAAGAGGTCTGGGCACGTAGGGGAGGCGGCGTAGCGTGA
- the LOC125208183 gene encoding LEAF RUST 10 DISEASE-RESISTANCE LOCUS RECEPTOR-LIKE PROTEIN KINASE-like 2.4: protein MMILPLHSLFESSDAKCTPSSCGNLHNIGYPFRLKGDPKKCGNPRFELACENNVTSLSLNSHKYYVKAINYSKHFLFNNSTIRLVDASINKDNMCSFPTYSPYTHNFTYPYPYANPDLIPVYPTDPYNNDKPFPINFISCPNRLSNSSLIFTDITAHCGSNSSHHHTYAYVKVGRMKVSEMPHTCKAGVMVMTFGDFKNLSNVSLSEIHEALLYGFEFTVNPVYVISKRFIMILGSGGLIAWLVVFLCLLCSAVSPPLFTICGFCAVLILVFVIASVFLTLAAGLLPAKPLYVAALLSNPLIIIDFIIVSSRVTIFPLALWLLICKFRKRHQSAYNTIESYLQSDNKLSPIRYSYSDIKRMTRGFREKLGEGGYGCVYKGKLRSGHDAAVKLLGKSSKNGKDFMNEIATIGRIHHVNVVKLIGYCAQGSKRALIFDFMSNGSLDKYLLNRDKMNTLNWDTKFDIAVGIARGVEYLHRGCDIQILHFDIKPHNILLDDNFIPKISDFGLAKLCSRDKNAVTMTAPRGTIGYVAPELINRSIGVVSYKADVYSYGMLLMEMVSLKRDLTRNNGSSSQYFPYWIYDCFKEGKDIQVDGNEDNPAITKLVRKITIVALWCIQMSPDARPSMNKVLEMLEADVEHLKIPEYPSEPTQIVVNAEETGTTFSSEYVSALQHHEDAPGVEISVQE from the exons ATGATGATCCTCCCTCTCCATAGTTTGTTTGAATCTAGTGATGCCAAATGCACCCCTTCTTCTTGCGGCAACCTTCACAATATCGGCTACCCTTTCCGTCTCAAGGGCGACCCCAAGAAGTGCGGTAATCCAAGATTCGAATTAGCATGTGAAAATAATGTGACCTCCCTTTCCCTTAACTCTCACAAATACTATGTCAAAGCAATCAACTACAGCAAACACTTTTTGTTCAACAACTCCACCATCAGGCTGGTCGATGCTAGCATAAACAAAGACAACATGTGCTCGTTCCCCACCTATTCCCCATACACACACAACTTCACCTATCCTTATCCTTATGCCAATCCTGACCTAATCCCGGTTTATCCTACCGATCCgtataataatgataaaccTTTCCCTATTAACTTCATAAGCTGTCCGAACCGCTTGAGCAATTCTTCCCTTATTTTCACTGATATCACTGCTCACTGTGGCTCTAATTCATCCCATCATCATACATATGCTTATGTCAAGGTCGGGCGCATGAAGGTCTCAGAAATGCCACACACATGTAAAGCAGGTGTAATGGTGATGACATTCGGGGATTTCAAGAATTTGAGCAATGTTTCGCTTTCGGAAATCCATGAGGCCCTCTTGTATGGATTTGAATTCACCGTCAACCCTGTTTATGTAATCTCCAAAAGATTTATTATGATTCTGG GATCTGGAGGGCTTATCGCATGGCTTGTGGTCTTTCTGT GTTTGCTGTGTTCAGCTGTGAGCCCACCTCTATTCACCATCTGTGGATTCTGTGCTGTATTAATACTGGTTTTTGTTATAGCGTCAGTGTTTCTTACGTTGGCCGCCGGCCTTCTACCAGCTAAACCTCTATACGTTG CGGCCTTGCTATCTAACCCGCTAATCATCATCG ACTTCATCATCGTGTCATCAAGGGTTACGATTTTTCCTTTGGCATTGTGGCTTTTAATATGCAAATTTCGAAAAAGGCATCAATCCGCATACAACACAATAGAATCCTACCTCCAAAGTGATAACAAACTCTCGCCAATCAGATATTCATATTCTGATATAAAAAGGATGACAAGAGGTTTTCGAGAAAAACTAGGTGAAGGAGGCTATGGATGTGTCTACAAAGGAAAACTTCGAAGTGGGCATGACGCAGCGGTTAAATTGCTGGGAAAATCCAGTAAAAATGGGAAAGACTTCATGAATGAAATAGCTACTATTGGAAGGATACACCATGTGAATGTAGTAAAACTAATCGGATATTGTGCACAAGGCTCCAAGCGTGCTCTCATCTTTGATTTCATGTCCAATGGTTCTCTTGATAAATACCTTTTGAATCGAGATAAAATGAATACCTTAAATTGGGATACCAAGTTTGATATTGCAGTTGGAATAGCTCGAGGAGTTGAGTATTTGCATCGAGGGTGCGACATCCAGATTCTTCATTTTGACATCAAGCCTCATAACATACTCCTCGATGATAACTTCATTCCCAAAATATCCGATTTCGGGCTAGCAAAGTTATGCTCCAGGGATAAAAATGCGGTGACAATGACTGCTCCTAGAGGAACCATTGGGTATGTTGCTCCTGAATTGATCAACAGAAGTATTGGTGTAGTCTCTTATAAAGCTGATGTGTATAGTTATGGGATGTTGCTTATGGAAATGGTGAGCTTAAAGAGAGATTTGACAAGGAACAATGGTAGTTCCAGCCAGTATTTTCCGTATTGGATATATGATTGCTTTAAGGAGGGCAAAGATATTCAAGTTGATGGAAATGAAGATAATCCCGCCATTACCAAACTTGTTCGTAAAATCACAATAGTTGCGTTGTGGTGTATACAGATGAGTCCAGATGCCCGTCCATCCATGAATAAAGTTTTGGAAATGTTGGAAGCTGATGTTGAGCATTTGAAGATTCCAGAATATCCATCCGAACCTACGCAGATTGTAGTAAATGCGGAGGAAACTGGAACTACATTTTCAAGTGAATATGTATCAGCACTACAACATCATGAAGATGCACCTGGTGTGGAGATAAGTGTGCAAGAGTGA